Below is a genomic region from Brassica oleracea var. oleracea cultivar TO1000 chromosome C9, BOL, whole genome shotgun sequence.
AGAATTTTAGAAGAATGAGTTATAGACAAGAAGTACCATCGTGTTGCAACACTGAGAGCAGAACCATCATCATCGTACATGGACATGCCACTTCATCATGCCTTCTTTTTCCCATATATGGTCATAACACGAGAAAAGGTAGATATTCCTTGTCATTTTATCATCTCATTTTCAAAAGAAATGTCAGTCTTATTATCGTCAAAATCGTATTTTTTGTCGCAGTAAGCATTAAATCTCGTAAGATTGGAACCATCCAACGCACCGTCGGCTTTCTTCGTCGTAAGGATTCATTCGTGGCAATCTTGCGAGTTTTCAATGGCCGTCTCAAAGCCATTGTGATACTCATAAAATCTATTTCTGATTGGGCGTTCAAAATTAATTAATTTTTCTGGGTTCTTATGATTTTTTTCTTTCGTGGAGAAAAAAAGAGAAATACAGCAAATGAAACAACGACAAAGAAAAGAAAGACATAAGCTTAGATTAGGTGAAACGGTAAAACAGACATTATATACATAAAAATGTGTCTCTAGATATAAGTGACATTTGTGTAATTAGAAACCGAAAAAGTGTCCCTCAAAATAGTTTTTTCTTAATTCATCAGAGAAAAGGTTCAGGCTTCCACGAAAAGAAGAAAAAGAAATACGGAAATTTCATTAAGGTTCGATCGAATTCAAACAATTTTAAACATATCTGGAATCAAATTGATTAGAAGCAAGTAGTTAACCGAAGTAAACCAACGTATAACTAGACTGGGACCTCTATATATAGCAACCGGTTAGAGTGATAATGCGGTTTGAAGTCTGGTACAAACATTACTTCACTTTAAAAGCTATGCAAGCATCATCCACTTATCTATCTATAAAATACTTGTGTGTGAGTGTGCTTATATGACTATACTTATGTGTGTATGTCAAGTGAAATTTACATGGTTTATGTGGTGGTATTTCAAAATGAAAACTAGAGAGATAGATGAAATGAGATGATATAAATAGTTTCTAAATTTGTCATTACAAAAATTTCATTTTCTTTCATTTCTATATGTAAAATAAAATATATAAATAGAAATAATAATAAACGAGTTTCTTGTGCTACAAAAAGAAAAATAAGAGGTTCTCATATTCATGCCAAAAATCAAATGAACAATATTGCAATTCTTTTGGTGAACCTCTATGCATAGGTTGATATGCAAAAGAAATGACTTCTCCACTGTTGTTTTAATGAATTTTTTTTTACTAACATGGAGTATCATGAACCTATAGAAGGAAGTAGACTAATCTTCCAGAGGAGGTGTATCTATGGATATTACATTTTTTGGATACGTAAATACGCTGAAAGCATAGGCTCATATCCGTATAGGTGTCCAAGAGCAATGTAACTTAATTTCGTGCAGTAGATGCAATGAACCTGAAACGTGTTAGCGTCCCCCATCCCTTTACTACCGACTATATTGTCCTAGACTGTTTTAATAAATCTTGTAAAATTATATTACAAGGACTATTTATTTAACAAAACAAACTTTTATTCTGAAATGTTTTGCTATTTTTACATACTATGTGATTTTTTCGTGCTCATGCACGGGTATAAATATTATAAAATAAATATATTATAATAATTTATTAATATTTTATTTTTAACTAATAATTATTCTATTATTTATATTGTAATCAATATGAATGGTTTTAAATAAAATTATGTTATTTTAGTTGGACGTATAATTTTAGATATATAATATCTCGACTGTTTAGTTATTATTTGGATATAATAGATAACATTTACTTTTCCTATTCAACTATAATATTTTTGTTGTACAGCTTAAAATTTTGATTAATTATGCTATTTTGATGTAGTTTGATTCTTATCTTGCATTTGTAAACATATTTTATTAAGATTATGTATAATTTAATATATGTTGTTTCGAGAATCAAATAGTAAAAATAAACTAAAGTGTTGACGATTCAAAGTTGCATAAAGAAATATAACAATGATAGTCCTTGCACATATATATAAGTTCACATACTTAATTGTAATAATTGACTAATATATTTATAATATTATTTGAAAATTTCATATTTATTTGTAATATGTTGAGCCAATTTATATGTATAAAAACATTACTATATAAAAATATATTATTTTTAATTTAATGTTAGACTTTGTATAGAAATTTTGAATTGGTCTAGTTACTCATTTTGTGGGTATATTGTGTTATATATATTCCGTCAAATTAAAGTATAATTATTTCTATTCATTGTATTAGTTTGGTTGTTCATCTTAGATGCGTAAATATATTTTTATTTTTTAGTAATTTAATATATGTTAATTTTGAAAAAAATTATAAAAATAAAGTGATGATAGGTATAATGTTACATAAAAACATAAACGATAAATTTTAAAAAGGAAGATTATTTCTTTACTTTAATATCAAGATTATCTTTATAAACTTTTTTTTATGAAATAACATTATATATATAATAATATGTTCGTCTTAAATTTTTATTCATATTTTATTTATCATATATGTTATTTAAAAAATATAAAAGGGAACTTAAATTAAAAAAAAAGATTAAATTAAATTTTATTCATTAAAGATGTCCTAATTTACGTTATTTAAATTATTTTGTAATAATTTGAGAAATAGATTGATTTAAATAAAATATATATATTATGTTGTTTAAGATTATCTATTAAAAGAGAAAATTATTTCTTTACTTTAAAATCAAGATTATTTTGTGAACTTTCCTTATTATGAATTACACTGTATATATATATAATATATTTTCTTTCTTAAAAGTTATAAATTTTCTTTATTATATTGGTTATTTGAAAAATAAAAAAGTAAACCTAAATAAAAAATGAAAAATAGAATAAATATTTAATAATGATAATTAGATATATTTGATTCATTAAAAGTATCATCGTAATCAACCATCGTGAGAATTACGCGACACGTAGGAAACTGACTTCTCAAATAATATTATAGAGATTGCAATACAATTTTATTTTCATGTAAAATGTTCAATTATATAAAACGTTATTGAATTATTAGTTTAAAAATAGAGTTATGAAATTGTATATGTAAAAGACTGTACATAATTCAGAATAAATAGAAATAAAATATACTTGAAATATTTTTAAACTGAAACATTTTAAAGGAAACAAAAAAACAGAATCACTCATCGAAAATTAAAAGAATTCTTTGGTCAATGACCATAATTTGGTCTTTCTTTCTTTTTTTGTTCAAAATAAAGAGAATAAATCAAAGAGCATACCTGGTTGTTTGAAAAAAAAAAGAATATACCCATTTGGCCATTTCAGAAGATACTTGGACAAAAGCTGCCTTTTTATTACATTCAATGTCACGTCCAGATGCATTTTCTAGAGTTCTAAGTCAATTTTCAACACCACATTTATGGTATACTGCCAAATATAGAGATCATAGTAATCAATTGTAAGTTATCAGAAACAAGACCAAGAGGTGGTCGTCTTATATTATATATATATATATATATATATATATATATATGTAGAGAGAGAGAGAGAGAGAGAGAGAGAGAGAGAGAGAGAGAGAGGAGAGAAAAGAGAAAAGAGAGAGAGAGAGAGTTTCCTGGATTTATACATACATACAAAAAATCAAACTAAAGACAGATGGAGAAAAAATGGAGCGTGGCTATGATGGTGTTCGTTTTGGTGGTGATGGCGGCCACGGGAGGAGAAGCGTTCAATCACTTATGCACATTTAAATGTTGTATTCTCTGCCACGATATTGAGTTCAAAACACCCTGCTTCAAACTATGTATGGCCGACTGCCAACAAAAAGCTACAAATATCCTTCACTCAACCAAAAACTCGCAGTAAATATATATCTCTCTGTATATATGCTTGTATGCCCTCGCAATGAAATTAACATTGTTTCTACTTTCTATGGTGATCAAAAATGCAGGATGAAGACTGGAGAGGTGGAAGAAATGAGAGGAAAAAGATAGTTCTAAGATGGGGTTTTTGCTTTTTGTCTACATGTAAACGAAAATTTATGAAGAAAAAAAAACAATAATATGATAAGTAAGATTTAACAAGATATTTGGAGAATATATACATTGCATCTATTGACATGCAAGAAAATAATTATTTGTTGGAAAGAGTGGTATTCTGAATCATTGCATTTGATTTGATTCGGTGGTTACGCATGAAATGATCAAAGATTACACATGAAATGATCATAACTTTGATTCAGTGTTTCAATTTTCTGTCACAAATTTCTTGATTATATAGACATTGTTGTATGCTAAAAGTTTTTTTTTTTATAAATGCTAAAAGTTATTTATCTATGTACTTCTAGTTATTCTTGGGATCGACGGCTTGCTATATCCTATATGTAAGTCATGTTTGAACTATTGCATAATAAAATGGCTTCACATCTAGTCTGTAGACGGGATCAGCGTAACTAGATGAAGTCAACATGATATAAATATGCTCGTTTCACCGTAAATGTCAAACCTAGCGTCTTTCTCCAAGTTTCGAACCCTTTCGGTATAGAAGTCAAAGACTTTCATCTCCAATCTGACCCTACAAGTCAGAGCCTCGATGGGTTCTCTAGCCGGATTCGCGGCTCAAGTGATGCACTGAACAGAAGATTGAGCAACTGTCTGGATACATCAACAGCAGATGCAGATACATGTCAGTGGAACGCCGCTTCTGCAATCGTATCCTGATTGCTGAAGCCAGAGCAATCCCTGTTGGGGATCCTCTCTATATATGAAATAACAAAGAGCTGATAATGTTTGCTGGTGCAGTAACTATTGGGTCCCTCCTAGATGGAGAGGACCAATTGGGGTGAACTTAAAAAATAATTAATGTTCTTTTTTGGCACTTGACACAATAATGGAGTTTTGACAAAAAGAAACAAAAGAGAGAGAAAGGAGAAAAAGAGAGAGAAAGAGAAAACTCGTAAGGTGATTTCAAGACTGGATTTGGAGGGTCAAACGGATCCTGATCGGGCTGATATTTTGTGGGAAGCTTCTTCAGTCAGTGGGTTAGAGTTTCAGCGAAGGGATTTGGATTTCAACGGTTGGATCTTCTGTTTTCTGGGCTTTCTTGAAGCTGGTCGCCATAGTTCTTCAGCAGAGCAGTCTTGGGTGTTTTGTAAATCCAACGGTGAGATCTTCTCTTATTGAGCTGAAATTTGGCAGAGGTATTGTCGACTTGTTTATCTTGGATTTTTACGGTTGGATTAGTTTCTGGAAGCCGGAATCTTTGTGAGCTGAGGTCGTTTGGTTGCTGCCGGTTTTGAAGCTTTGTGTTGCTCTCTTGTTGTTGTTGTTTGTGTTGGAGATAGCTCTTTGTAGCTAGACTCTCTGTTCTGTTCAGGCTGTTGAACAGGTGGACTACGGTCCCGTGGTTTTTCCTTCTCACATCGAGGAGGTTTTCCACGTAAAAATTGTGTGTCTCATTTAGTTATCGCAACTTTGATATCTTGCCATCGTCGAAGTATTTTCCTCACAGGTTCGCACAAAGTCAGGGGAACACGACCATTAGTATTTCCGCTGCGCCGTGTGACTTTCCCCAACAGTAACTTCAATAGTTCAAGTCCTTAGAGCCGGAACCATGGAAGCAAGAGAAAACGCAGCAGTGACACTCTTTACACTTACGATAGCCGGTGTAAACAAGATCACAAACGGCAGTGTGATACTTGCTTAGCTGGACCTTCTCGATAACGAGTCCCCAAAAGAGAAGAATGATGCAGTGATAGCATTGTTCGAGCTGCTGCATTGGTTAAGAAACCACGTGTTGATGAAGCTTGAACACGATGTGGTTGTGCCATTGGTGGATCCATCGAAAAATGGAACATAGAGAAGGAAAATGTAAGCTACGTCTTCGTCAGTGTTTCTTCGCAAGGCATGTCAATTGTTTATTATGTTAATATTTTTTTTCAGTCGATTTTGTCTTTGGATAGTAATTCCATCTGTGGAATCAAATCTGGAGTTGGTTAGCCAAAAGTGCTTTCCAGAATCGCACTATTTAGCTTGCTGTCTATGTGTTTTCATAATTTGTTATTTTTATAACATAGATGGAGAAGAATAAGTTTTGAATTTTGATCTTCTTGGTACTTGATTCGTCAATTTCCATTTTTGTTTCTCTTCATATGGATCGGTGAACCAAATTCTTCCAAACTGATCCACTGGTCAACACGAAGGAGGAAACAACGGATGCTGACAAGGGTCCAAACTATAAAGGGTCCTGATCACTCCAACTATATATGGAGACAGTAAAGCTGGCCAAAAATTTATCAATTCTATTTCTGCTTCCTAAGTTTTTACCCTTCACTGAATAATGTAGTTGTCTTGCAACTTTTTAATTAATCAGCTCTGGTTTTCGTTTGTTGAAGTATAATTGGTACAGCTGGTAATTTTAGTATTTATCTTGTGGTTATAAACTTTTTTTGTTAACCAGATTTTTGGTTTCGTATTGTTTTGGAAACAATAAAAAAAATATAGCACAACAAACACCACTATTACAATAAACAGTTGTAGTTTTCTTTTTTCTTTTACTTTAAGCTAGACTTTGTCCTAAAATGGAAAAAGTAATTCAATTGTAATTGCGAAGATTAAATTAAATAACTGTAAAGTCTGAACGAGTACCGTAATGCACAATAATCTGATAAAAATAAATGACTAAATAAATAAAGTAATTACCTCTTAAAAAAAAGGGTTGTTGTTTTATTCAGAGAATCATAACTATGCATGGTATTATGTAATTTAGTCAACCATCTTTGATTCTTAATATTTTAAATATCATATATAAGTAAATAATTCATGAAAATAATTGTTCAAACATAATATATAACCAATCCACTAAAACAAAATCAATTCAAAACTTTCCAAATTTCATATTTTCTTATTTTGATTAGCTTTGCTTTATTACCTTTTTCGCATTCAATATAACATTTTATTTTTTATAAGAAATGCAACTTCAAATAATCATTACTTCCGCTCTAATTGCATGTCATAAGACTATGATTTCAACATAAAAAATAATAACACTTATAACATACACAAAAAAATTACCCACAACTCAATCTTTCCAAACCCAAAATATTATAAATCACATAAATTTTTGTAAAAGAAAATCACATAAAGACTATTTAAAGCCCTCACAGCAAATCAATGACACATCTCTTTATATAAAAACAACTATTGTTTTTTTTTTGGAAACAGAAACAACTATTGCAAGCAAGAAAAACATATCATATCACATATAATCTCTCTTCACCTAAAATTTTCTAAAAACAAAAATTATTATAACACATCTTTTGTAAATGCAAATCTAAAACACATACCACAAAATCATACAAAAAATGATCATGAAATTATATCCCGCCCGTAGGGTAAACCGACCCTAGTATATATTATGATAATGAAATTTGGAAATACATATATATAATATAATCTTGTTTCTTAAAAATCGGTTTAGTCTACACCTAGGAATCGAGTATGAACAAAACGATATTAATTCAAAGATTAAAAAATATCTTCTCTAATGAGCTTAATAACCATCAAATTCTTGAACATTGATATAATTATTTGCTCGATCATTCAAACAATTTTTACATCTAGCTATACTCGTAATCAAGTTGATGAGAACCTAAGTAGTTAATTAACCGAACTAAACGAACACCAACTTAAAACTAGGATGAAATTAAAATATCAATATTAAAGGGTTGAGATACTTCAGGTAGGGTTCTTAGGAATGGCATGCTCTTATAACAAAGGATTAAAGTCATAATATGACTCGTCGTCTGCTACAAGACTACAAACATTACTTGATGTTGCAATTATAAAAGGTTTGAGTTTTTATTAGAAGGCGAAGGAACATTCTAAAGAAGATAAGACATCAACACACAAAATACCAAATCACTGACACCAAGAAACTTAACAATATAAAAGAGCTTCCTCTTCAATCACCTCAGAGGAATAAACCTGGTGGAATTACGGTAACAACCACAACCACATATACGTGGTCTATAATGATCAACTTTCTTACAAGTCATCGAAAACTCAGCAAGATAATGACCAATCATCTCAGGTTTAATCACAACCTCGTTAAACTTCTTACCGTTGTGCACTCCAACAACACTTCCAATCATCTCAGGGACAATGATCATGTTCCTTAGATGCGTCTTCACTAGTTCAGGCTTCTTCTTGTTCTCATCCTTTGCTTCTTTCTTCGCCTTGCGTAGCTTCTTGATCAGAATCAGAGGCTTCTTCTTTAGCCCTCTATAGAATCTCCTTCTAACACGAGCGTTGAAAAGCTTAGAGAGATCATATGTGGACATTTTGAGAAGAGCTTCGACGTTGAACCCTCTGAATGAGAACTTCTTGAACGTTCTGTTCTTTGTCGCAACCGCCACGGCCGTGGCAAACTCTGGTTCGTTGGTAGTCGTCATTGTTGTTTGAGTTTGAATTTTTCTGCAAGATGATAGAATATGCCATGAGGGATTGGTGAAGTGACAATGTTTGTGTTTCTCTTTTCACTACTATTTATACAAAAAGTGTTGGGAGATGTAGAAAATCTTTGTGATCGACGGATATATCGGAAACTAACCATATTATCAGATATTGACCAAGTAATATGCTATTTAAAGATATTGTCAATTAATTAAAATAGTCATAATCTCGTAATCTAATTTATAGCTACTTACTGTGAACTAACATATGTCAAGATCTTAAAATATATCATCGGTCAAACATATTTATTGCTAACATATCATATTTAGTTAGAAATCTAAAATTTATGGGAAAATCACAAAATTAAGTTCTTGTAGATTTACTACTAATTAATTTTAAAGATATTTTACTTGTCAAATTTAATAATGATTACTTTTGAAATGAATGTATTCAACCTGAAAAGGCCCTATTAGACAAAAGTAATAAATATATTGGGTTAGGTTATCCTCTTTGTAAAAGCAAACACAGTAACTTATATACTCATATGTTTGGGCCTAAACTCTGAGGCCTAACAAAATAGGGAATCCAAACCATATAGTGTAATGTGAGAAATGCACAAAGAAATAGATTGTCATACAAAGTAGTCCTCATATGTATTATGAGCAGACACAAATAAAAATATCACATTTTGGTCATTTTCATGTCTCTCTCTATATATAACTTCCACTGAAATACACACGAAACTTATAAGGCCAAAGAAACGAGAGATGGGGAAGAAGTGGAATCTGATGATGATATTTTTGGTGGTGATGGTTGTAGCCAGGGAAGGAGAAGCAGAAGGATCGCCATGTGAATCACACTGTGTGATCCACTGCGGAGGCCATGCATGGCCCTTCAGCAAGTTAAGCAATGCAACTATCCACCTGTAACCAGCAAAGTGAAGTTATCTCTCTATGTTCTCGCACACATACTCTTGATTGTGTCTTTGTGTTTATCCAGGTATATATCTATGTGTATAGCGGAATTGACAAGGTTTTTAATCTTTAAATACAAGTTGTTTGGGGACTTAGAGGGATGAAGGCAAAATGAAGATGTTTAAAGGCTTGTCATGATGTAAACTCCTTTCTATAAAATTCCAATAAGATCTATCAAAGGGGTATAACCAAAATTTAGGCAAATAGATGAGATGAACAAGCATTACATATGAACTATATCATACTCTTTTTGCTCCTTTTTATAGTTTTTACTTAGAGTAAAAGCGCGGGAATTTTAAAACTGTAAAATTATAGATATTTGTCAGAATTAACACGGGAATTTCGAAACAGGAAATTATAGATATTGGTTAAACTCGCGAGAATTTTAAACCTATAAAAAGTTATAGATATAGTTCTATATGAAAAGACTATTATCACTAAGCATCGAAAAACAATTCCGATTTGAGATGCTAAAAAAACATATCGCAATAATCGGGTTCATTTATATTCGTCTATCCGGGTAAAAATATCATCAGATCAATTAAGTGAATTTTGCACAGCTATCTTACAAAATAAAATGTACCAAATAAAAACTTCTTAAGCATCTTATAGTAACGGAAAAAGCATCAACAATGTATTTTAATGAACAAATATGCCTTTATTGATCTGCAAAACAAGTGTTATGTTGTAGCAACTATGCTGAATGGATTATTTGTTTGTGTTTGAGTGGGTTTGCATGCGTACTTGTATCTCAAGTGATTCATTTCAAGAAAAAGGAAAAAACAATTTGTTACTTTGCTGGTTTTAACGTGCAAATGTCATTAAAAGAATCCTCATGAAAACGTAACGTAGACGCAGAAATTACGTTTGGAATCAGCAGAAAATGTGGATCCTCCTCATGGCAAGTAACTGAATGAAATCAACATAAGCAAAGAAAGATTCTATAGATGGAGAGAACTTCCATGGGACGTGTATAAATAAACATATAATCTTTTTCTTTATAAAATATATGTAATGAAGATCAATAAAAACAAACATATTCATGCTAATGGATTGGATGAACAAGTACTATAACGGTCTATCATTTCAACAAGATCCTTTGGAGAACATATTTGCATCTTCTGATCTGCAAAACCCATAATCTTTAGTAAGAACTCTTCCGGAAAGAGAACTTTATTGTCTTCTTCCTTGTGAATCATTTTATATGTTCTTCCCATGTCTCTGCAGAATCTTAGAAACTGTGGATCCTCCAGCGTTTCTCTCAAGTCCAGATACACATCCTTGGCAGTCACGCCGCCTGCAGAGATCATCTTCATCATCATTTTCTTTATAGTCGAGAGATTCAATACCAGATTCTGTGCCATTGCTGATGAACATGGATTCAGAGATTCTTGTAGAACCATGTTGCCCAAAGCAAACCGTGACATGAAGATGAAGAAGTCATTCAAATTCATTCCTGTAGATGAGAGAAGAGAAGGGCTTAACCAGGAAGAGCTACACTCAAATCAGGAAAGGAGATGAGATAGAGATAGAGATAAGTAATGAATGTACCTGTGTTGGCAGCAAGATTACGTTGGCAGAGAGCTTCAAAATCATCAGAGATGTCTCTAATGTCTTCTATTGACTCCTCAGTGTCCTTGTAGTCCTTCCACAGTAGATCCCACTGAAATTCAAACAGACAATGAGTACTTAATCTTTTAGTTCTGTAGCAATTTTCCTTATATACAAGTAGAAATGGTCTTACCACACAAGCTAGGTTGTATGCATTGAGCCAATTGTGGTTTATAGATATAGTATCTTCCTGTAAAACATTTAAGCTCATGCATTGAAATAGTGTTGCTGGTCTATATAGAGAGAGAAGAGAAGAGAGAAACATACCAAGTTATAAACTTGATGATGCCATCCACTGGGAACAAAGATAGTATCACCAGATTCTTGAATGCACTCAAGCCAGGTGGTCTGAAGGCAAACCATATAAAACGCATAAACACATAGTAAAAGAACATCTTACAAATTGATAATCTGATAGATGATTTTACCTCCTTAAAACCTGGGAACTTAGTTTCATTCACCTCTTCAAAGATGTTATAAACGCAATTTTTCATGTACCTGAAGAAAAAATCATCTAACTATAAAGATTAACAAGAGTGAAGAGACATGCTACATGATATAAAACAAAACCCTTGCCTGTCATAAACAAGATGAATTTGAGAAGGAGGAAGAAAAAGCCATCTTTTTCTACCGCAAACATTAGCTGACCAACTATAAGATCTAAACACATCAGCGTGTAGAGGTGTCCAAGACCCTGCAGCCAAGAGTTAAGAACTTATCAGAGCTTTCAGGACAAAACACTCAAAACACCAACAGTTTGTTTGATTCTTACTCTTACCTTTCCCACCC
It encodes:
- the LOC106317690 gene encoding uncharacterized protein LOC106317690 → MEKKWSVAMMVFVLVVMAATGGEAFNHLCTFKCCILCHDIEFKTPCFKLCMADCQQKATNILHSTKNSQMKTGEVEEMRGKR
- the LOC106317371 gene encoding 40S ribosomal protein S15-6; translation: MTTTNEPEFATAVAVATKNRTFKKFSFRGFNVEALLKMSTYDLSKLFNARVRRRFYRGLKKKPLILIKKLRKAKKEAKDENKKKPELVKTHLRNMIIVPEMIGSVVGVHNGKKFNEVVIKPEMIGHYLAEFSMTCKKVDHYRPRICGCGCYRNSTRFIPLR
- the LOC106315726 gene encoding jmjC domain-containing protein 4 isoform X2; translated protein: MSVLDFVEQWAKDSVEDNGENDDDDDDDDDGKSVLYLKDWHFVKEYPNYTAYKTPPLFSDDWLNIYLDHYQMHEDRENFQKYDQISCSDYRFVYMGGKGSWTPLHADVFRSYSWSANVCGRKRWLFLPPSQIHLVYDRYMKNCVYNIFEEVNETKFPGFKETTWLECIQESGDTIFVPSGWHHQVYNLEDTISINHNWLNAYNLACVWDLLWKDYKDTEESIEDIRDISDDFEALCQRNLAANTGMNLNDFFIFMSRFALGNMVLQESLNPCSSAMAQNLVLNLSTIKKMMMKMISAGGVTAKDVYLDLRETLEDPQFLRFCRDMGRTYKMIHKEEDNKVLFPEEFLLKIMGFADQKMQICSPKDLVEMIDRYSTCSSNPLA
- the LOC106315726 gene encoding jmjC domain-containing protein 4 isoform X1; this translates as MGIEIVGRIDKINGKELSYKDFAERYLAKSQPVVISDLTEDWRAREDWVAENGLPNLNFFATHFGKSRVQVADCDRREYTDQKRLEMSVLDFVEQWAKDSVEDNGENDDDDDDDDDGKSVLYLKDWHFVKEYPNYTAYKTPPLFSDDWLNIYLDHYQMHEDRENFQKYDQISCSDYRFVYMGGKGSWTPLHADVFRSYSWSANVCGRKRWLFLPPSQIHLVYDRYMKNCVYNIFEEVNETKFPGFKETTWLECIQESGDTIFVPSGWHHQVYNLEDTISINHNWLNAYNLACVWDLLWKDYKDTEESIEDIRDISDDFEALCQRNLAANTGMNLNDFFIFMSRFALGNMVLQESLNPCSSAMAQNLVLNLSTIKKMMMKMISAGGVTAKDVYLDLRETLEDPQFLRFCRDMGRTYKMIHKEEDNKVLFPEEFLLKIMGFADQKMQICSPKDLVEMIDRYSTCSSNPLA